The Miscanthus floridulus cultivar M001 chromosome 17, ASM1932011v1, whole genome shotgun sequence genome has a window encoding:
- the LOC136517119 gene encoding 5-amino-6-(5-phospho-D-ribitylamino)uracil phosphatase, chloroplastic-like: MESCSFRAATAPSPFPSALSSSSSSLRAPCPILRFLRPRKGRQIGVRRRASGFDTFPPLPGKVFVDEAIGAEYGEGFETFRMDGPLKVDVDYLNEKLQECFLQRIRHAMKPDEAFGLIFSWDNVIADTDSLKLNAWRQLALEEGKDIPSAAHVRKSILHGAADHVLRKVLYWAKEEAKMEKLKARLIELYYENLFKLDTPVEGLREWLDAVQTAGIPCAVASSLDRRCMIEALDRMALSKYFKAIVTDEDDMESIANRFLSAAMKLDRKPSKCVVFEDDPRGVTAAHNCTMMAVALIGAHPAYELVQADLAIAKYSELSVINLRRLFANKGISFMDLQKQIIEKSPPKRRLTVDTIF; encoded by the exons ATGGAGTCCTGTAGCTTCCGCGCCGCAACAGCGCCTTCTCCCTTCCCCTCCGCGCTCTCCTCCTCATCTTCATCCCTGCGCGCCCCATGCCCCATACTCCGATTTCTC AGACCAAGAAAAGGGAGGCAGATTGGGGTGCGCAGGAGGGCGTCCGGATTTGATACCTTCCCGCCCCTCCCCGGCAAGGTCTTCGTCGATGAG GCAATCGGAGCGGAATATGGGGAGGGCTTCGAAACATTTCGTATGGATGGACCACTCAAGGTTGATGTG GATTATCTTAATGAAAAATTGCAAGAATGCTTCCTTCAAAGGATAAGGCATGCTATGAAGCCGGATGAGGCGTTTGGTCTAATTTTTTCATGGGACAATGTTATT GCTGATACAGACTCGCTAAAGTTGAATGCTTGGAGACAGCTTGCTTTGGAGGAAG GCAAGGATATCCCAAGTGCTGCGCATGTCCGGAAGAGCATTCTTCATGGTGCTGCTGACCATGTTCTTAGAAAG GTTTTGTACTGGGCAAAAGAGGAAGCTAAAATGGAAAAACTGAAGGCACGCCTTATAGAGCTGTACTATGAGAACCTGTTCAAA CTCGATACACCTGTAGAAGGATTGAGAGAATGGCTGGATGCTGTTCAGACAGCAGGGATACCTTGTGCTGTCGCATCATCCCTTGACAGGAGATGCATGATCGAAGCTTTGGATCGGATGGCACTAAGCAAATATTTCAAG GCGATTGTGACTGACGAAGATGATATGGAGTCGATAGCAAATAGGTTTCTGTCAGCTGCTATGAAG TTGGATCGTAAACCCTCAAAGTGTGTGGTGTTCGAGGACGACCCAAGGGGCGTCACAGCCGCCCACAACTGTACTATGATGGCAGTTGCATTGATTGGTGCTCATCCAGC GTATGAGTTGGTACAGGCCGACCTTGCCATTGCAAAGTACAGCGAGCTCTCAGTGATCAACCTCAGAAGGCTGTTTGCGAACAAGGGAATCAGCTTCATGGACTTGCAGAAGCAGATAATCGAGAAGTCACCTCCCAAGAGGAGGCTGACAGTAGACACCATTTTCTGA
- the LOC136518178 gene encoding germin-like protein 8-14, translating to MARTVLLPVLLSFLLLPLASLALTQDFCVADLTCSDTPAGYPCKSSVTANDFYYHGLAGKGKINPLIKAAVTPAFVGQFPGVNGLGISAARLDIEVGGVVPLHTHPAGSELLFVTQGTVAAGFISSGSNTVYTKTLYAGDIMVFPQGLLHYQYNAGTGPAVGLVAFSSSNPGLQITDFALFANNLPSAVVEKVTFLDDAQVKKLKSVLGGSG from the coding sequence ATGGCCAGGACGGTGCTGCTCCCCgtgctcctctccttcctcctcctgccGCTGGCCTCCCTCGCGCTGACGCAAGACTTCTGCGTTGCCGACCTGACCTGCAGCGACACGCCGGCCGGGTACCCGTGCAAGTCCAGCGTCACCGCCAACGACTTCTACTACCACGGCCTGGCCGGGAAGGGCAAAATCAACCCGCTCATCAAGGCCGCCGTGACGCCGGCCTTCGTCGGCCAGTTCCCGGGCGTCAACGGGCTCGGCATCTCCGCGGCCAGGCTCGACATCGAGGTGGGCGGCGTGGTGCCGCTGCACACCCACCCCGCGGGCTCCGAGCTCCTCTTCGTGACCCAGGGCACCGTCGCCGCCGGCTTCATCAGCTCCGGCTCCAACACCGTCTACACCAAGACGCTGTACGCCGGCGACATCATGGTGTTCCCGCAGGGCCTGCTCCACTACCAGTACAACGCCGGCACCGGCCCCGCCGTCGGCCTCGTCGCCTTCAGCAGCTCCAACCCCGGCCTGCAGATCACCGACTTTGCGCTCTTTGCCAACAACCTCCCATCCGCCGTCGTGGAGAAGGTCACCTTCTTGGACGATGCGCAGGTGAAGAAGCTCAAGAGCGTGCTCGGCGGCAGCGGTTAA
- the LOC136516190 gene encoding uncharacterized protein, translating to MAARRSTSSTRRGLLPALLLIIWSSLPPLAAAYRPGDIVPMLRSGQYHGSRTVWFDVVGRHCPAFAVNREVLMPIPKPTGFTGADPYKITFQIGHEKFHVPWLYVINRKTSEVPLIDFHLKYSGNDILGVTAKVVDMPHHYVEVHPDIKKNFWDLQKWPKYVLVRYTWEEQSEIDVAGGFYVLFGSGLVLSVILAIYVLQSSQEKLTRFVREAVADSSLPEGGVAKVE from the exons ATGGCCGCTCGCCGGAGCACCAGCTCCACCCGACGCGGCCTCCTCCCCGCTCTCCTTCTCATCATCTGGTCGTCCCTCCCGCCCCTCGCCGCCGCATACCGCCCAGGCGACATCGTCCCGATGCTCCGCTCGGGACAGTACCACGGG TCGAGGACGGTGTGGTTCGACGTGGTGGGACGCCACTGCCCAGCCTTCGCAGTCAACCGGGAG GTGCTGATGCCGATCCCAAAGCCGACGGGGTTCACTGGTGCTGATCCCTACAAGAT AACATTTCAAATTGGACATGAAAAGTTCCATGTTCCTTGGCTTTATGTTATAAATCGCAAGACCTCTGAAGTTCCACTGATCGATTTCCATTTG AAGTACTCTGGAAATGATATACTTGGGGTAACAGCtaaagttgtggacatgcctcACCACT ACGTGGAAGTTCATCCTGACATAAAGAAGAATTTCTGGGATCTACAGAAGTGGCCAAAATATGTTCTTGTTAGATATACATG GGAGGAGCAATCTGAGATAGATGTTGCTGGAGGATTTTATGTGTTATTTGGATCCG GGCTTGTTTTGTCCGTCATCCTTGCAATATATGTCCTACAGTCATCTCAAGAGAAGTTGACAAG GTTTGTGCGAGAGGCAGTTGCAGATAGTAGCCTCCCAGAGGGAGGAGTTGCAAAGGTCGAGTGA
- the LOC136516189 gene encoding UDP-xylose transporter 3-like, protein MGVGGEKFQLGTVGALSLSVVSSVSIVICNKALMSSLGFNFATTLTSWHLLVTFCSLHVALWMKFFEHKPFDSRTVMGFGVLNGISIGLLNLSLGFNSVGFYQMTKLAIIPCTVILETLFFRKKFSRSIQMSLSVLLLGVGVATVTDLQLNAVGSILSLLAIITTCIAQIMTNTIQKKFKVSSTQLLYQSCPYQSLTLFLIGPFLDGFLTNQNVFAFNYTSQVVFFIVLSCLISVSVNFSTFLVIGKTSPVTYQVLGHLKTCLVLTFGYVLLHDPFSWRNILGILIAVVGMVLYSYFCTVETQQKNTEVSPQQVKESEAAPLISDSLSKVENGGGVVDDEPLKVPMWSSKYSRE, encoded by the exons ATGGGCGTCGGCGGGGAGAAGTTCCAGCTGGGGACGGTGGGGGCGCTGAGCCTCTCGGTGGTGTCCTCCGTCTCCattgtcatctgcaacaaggcgCTCATGAGCTCCCTCGGCTTTAACTTCG CCACTACCTTGACAAGCTGGCATCTGCTGGTTACATTCTGCTCCcttcatgtggcattatggatgaAGTTCTTTGAGCATAAGCCTTTCGATTCAAGAACTGTCATGGGATTTGGAGTACTTAATGGAATCTCCATTGGGCTCCTCAACTTGAGTCTTGGCTTCAACTCTGTTGGGTTTTACCAG ATGACTAAGCTGGCGATCATCCCGTGCACCGTCATTTTAGAGACACTTTTCTTCAGGAAGAAGTTCAG TCGGAGTATCCAGATGTCCCTTTCTGTGCTCCTTCTTGGTGTTGGTGTTGCAACTGTCACTGATCTGCAACTCAATGCTGTCGGATCCATACTGTCCTTGCTGGCAATTATCACAACTTGCATTGCTCAAATT ATGACAAACACCATCCAGAAGAAGTTCAAGGTCTCGTCAACCCAACTGCTCTACCAGTCTTGCCCTTACCAATCACTGACCCTGTTTCTCATTGGCCCCTTCCTTGATGGCTTTTTGACTAACCAAAATGTCTTCGCTTTTAATTATACTTCTCAAGTTGTG tttttcattgtgttgtcgtGCTTGATATCAGTCTCAGTGAACTTCAGCACTTTTCTTGTGATCGGAAAGACATCTCCTGTTACTTACCAAGTCCTGGGGCATCTTAAAACATGCCTTGTTCTTACCTTCGGTTATGTTTTGCTTCACGATCCGTTTAGCTGGAGAAACATACTTGGAATCCTAATTGCAGTAGTTGGAATGGTCTTGTATTCATACTTCTGCACAGTGGAGACCCAGCAAAAAAACACCGAAGTCTCCCCACAGCAG GTGAAAGAAAGCGAGGCAGCCCCTTTGATCTCAGACTCTTTGAGCAAAGTTGAAAACGGGGGCGGTGTTGTTGATGACGAGCCTTTGAAGGTACCCATGTGGAGCTCAAAGTATTCGCGGGAGTGA